One genomic region from Ornithinicoccus hortensis encodes:
- the hisF gene encoding imidazole glycerol phosphate synthase subunit HisF — protein MTLGRRIIPCLDVRDGRVVKGTRFRDHVDVGDIVELATRYRHEGADELVFYDITASPQGRRVDTDWVRRVAKVIDIPFCVAGGISSVEDARAVLHAGADKVSVNTPATQRPELVRELAREFGVQCVVVGVDSLRDDDGQWRIRQFTGNPDQTQALEVTTQDWVQRVQELGAGEVVLNCMGSDGVRQGYDVEQLASIRQVCAVPLVASGGAGAMEHFRDVFTTADVDAALAASVFHSGAIPIPDLKRYLAAEGVEVRPAAPSLGGPAQESEGARA, from the coding sequence GTGACCCTGGGCCGCCGGATCATCCCCTGCCTCGACGTCCGCGACGGCCGCGTCGTCAAGGGCACCCGGTTCCGCGACCACGTCGACGTCGGCGACATCGTCGAACTCGCCACCCGCTACCGCCACGAGGGTGCCGACGAGCTGGTCTTCTACGACATCACGGCCAGCCCGCAGGGACGACGCGTCGACACCGACTGGGTCCGCCGCGTGGCCAAGGTCATCGACATCCCGTTCTGCGTCGCCGGCGGCATCTCCTCGGTCGAGGACGCCCGCGCGGTCCTACACGCCGGGGCGGACAAGGTCTCCGTCAACACCCCCGCCACCCAGCGTCCCGAACTGGTCCGCGAGCTGGCCCGCGAGTTCGGCGTCCAGTGTGTCGTGGTGGGCGTCGACAGCCTGCGCGACGACGACGGGCAGTGGCGCATCCGGCAGTTCACCGGCAACCCGGACCAGACCCAGGCCCTCGAGGTCACCACGCAGGACTGGGTCCAGCGGGTCCAGGAACTCGGTGCCGGCGAGGTGGTCCTCAACTGCATGGGTAGCGACGGCGTCCGTCAGGGGTATGACGTGGAGCAGCTCGCCAGCATCCGTCAGGTCTGCGCGGTGCCCCTCGTCGCCTCCGGTGGCGCCGGGGCGATGGAACACTTCCGCGACGTCTTCACCACCGCCGACGTCGACGCCGCTCTCGCCGCCAGCGTCTTCCACTCCGGCGCCATCCCGATCCCCGACCTCAAGCGGTACCTGGCCGCAGAGGGCGTCGAGGTGCGCCCCGCTGCGCCCTCGCTCGGTGGCCCCGCCCAGGAGTCCGAGGGAGCCCGCGCATGA
- the xerD gene encoding site-specific tyrosine recombinase XerD, protein MATQTATPTPRQSALARAARGWIDHLRVERGVSQHTQQAYSRDLRRYIAFLEAQGIERPEDVGEANVAAFLTHLREGSETHPPLAASSAARTLVAVRGWHRFLAVEGDTAADPAREVAPPVPARRLPKAISLDQVEALLDAAAVGDTPASLRDRALLEVLYGCGARVSEAIGLDMDDVVSGDGEDAGLVRLFGKGNKERVVPLGRYAQEALDAWLVRGRPAFATKGKGTAAVFLNQRGGRLSRQSAWNIIQAAADRAGLSGHLSPHTLRHSFATHLLDGGADVRVVQELLGHASVTTTQIYTLVTARHLREVYAQAHPRAQ, encoded by the coding sequence ATGGCGACCCAGACCGCTACGCCGACGCCCCGCCAGAGTGCGCTGGCCAGGGCTGCCCGTGGCTGGATTGACCACCTGCGGGTCGAGCGTGGCGTCTCCCAGCACACGCAACAGGCCTACTCGCGCGACCTGCGTCGGTACATCGCCTTCCTCGAGGCCCAGGGGATCGAGCGGCCCGAGGACGTGGGGGAGGCCAACGTCGCGGCCTTCCTCACCCACCTGCGGGAGGGCAGCGAGACCCACCCGCCGTTGGCGGCCTCGTCCGCGGCCCGCACCCTGGTCGCCGTGCGGGGCTGGCACCGGTTCCTCGCCGTGGAGGGGGACACTGCTGCCGATCCCGCCCGGGAGGTGGCACCGCCAGTGCCGGCGCGTCGGCTGCCCAAGGCGATCTCACTCGACCAGGTCGAGGCGCTGCTGGACGCCGCGGCGGTCGGGGACACCCCGGCCTCGCTGCGTGACCGTGCCCTCCTGGAGGTCCTCTACGGGTGCGGGGCGCGGGTCAGCGAGGCGATCGGTCTGGACATGGACGACGTCGTGTCCGGCGACGGGGAGGACGCCGGCCTGGTGCGCCTGTTCGGCAAGGGGAACAAGGAGCGGGTCGTCCCGCTCGGCCGGTACGCCCAGGAGGCGCTCGATGCCTGGCTGGTGCGGGGACGGCCGGCGTTCGCCACCAAGGGCAAGGGGACTGCCGCCGTCTTCCTCAACCAGCGCGGCGGTCGGCTGTCCCGGCAGAGCGCCTGGAACATCATCCAGGCCGCGGCGGACCGGGCCGGCCTCTCCGGACACCTGAGCCCGCACACCCTGCGCCACTCCTTCGCCACCCACCTGCTCGACGGCGGCGCCGACGTCCGCGTGGTCCAGGAGCTGCTCGGCCACGCCTCGGTGACCACGACCCAGATCTACACGCTGGTCACCGCCCGGCACCTACGCGAGGTCTACGCCCAGGCGCACCCCAGGGCCCAGTGA
- a CDS encoding HNH endonuclease signature motif containing protein, with product MAVQPQEEAPMVLPGASQLAGPSQISGPTQAAPGQGADPLPHPVEAMVAGVEAALGAVSRQAWAGLEAPAVRALYARLSRVAEQVSAHKMAAARVLETAGTAKAEGAASTGSLLGADFGGDRREGDELVRLGDTLQQARADATEDAFGAGQITRAQAGVIGKILKDLPQDVTPEEREAAETTLLGQAGTMSLRDLRARGDRISEVFRATPEQTDADEEQIVARRERRARSLTTFWMRETGEGTYQGGFTIPTVQGELLKTILDAVASPRRNHLHTTTPTGGPGGSDGPGGPGDDRSYPQKLGQAFCALIEHTPTDGFVQSGGSTAVVAVSLSQEKLATGTGCGTTSTGIRLTAGQIRRLACTQQILPQVFDGKSLPLDHGTLRRLFSKHQRIGIGQRDQGCAMPGCDRPPGWCEFHHAGNPWSTGGETNLDQGVMLCAFHHHLIHDQHWQIRFHPGDGIPEFRAPGGTTWARNTRYRPPRDLGVAPTPALLNHP from the coding sequence ATGGCGGTACAGCCGCAGGAGGAAGCGCCGATGGTGCTGCCCGGGGCGTCTCAGCTCGCCGGGCCGTCTCAGATCTCTGGACCCACCCAGGCCGCCCCGGGGCAGGGTGCCGACCCACTGCCGCATCCGGTGGAGGCGATGGTGGCGGGGGTGGAGGCCGCGCTGGGTGCGGTGTCGCGTCAGGCGTGGGCGGGGTTGGAGGCACCAGCGGTGCGGGCGTTGTATGCCCGGTTGTCGCGGGTGGCCGAGCAGGTCTCGGCACACAAGATGGCCGCCGCACGGGTGTTGGAAACGGCCGGCACGGCGAAGGCGGAGGGCGCGGCCTCGACGGGGTCGTTACTCGGGGCCGACTTCGGCGGGGACCGGCGCGAGGGCGATGAACTGGTCCGGCTCGGCGACACCCTGCAGCAAGCACGCGCCGATGCGACCGAGGACGCGTTCGGTGCCGGGCAGATCACCCGGGCCCAGGCCGGGGTGATCGGCAAGATCCTCAAGGATCTGCCTCAGGACGTGACCCCCGAGGAGCGGGAGGCGGCTGAGACCACCCTGCTCGGCCAGGCCGGGACGATGAGCCTGCGGGACCTGCGGGCCAGGGGCGACCGGATCAGCGAGGTCTTTAGGGCCACCCCGGAGCAGACCGATGCCGATGAGGAACAGATCGTGGCCCGTCGGGAACGCCGCGCCCGGTCCCTGACCACGTTCTGGATGCGCGAGACCGGTGAGGGCACCTACCAGGGCGGCTTCACGATCCCCACCGTCCAGGGCGAGCTCCTCAAGACCATCCTGGACGCGGTCGCCTCACCCCGCCGCAACCACCTCCACACCACCACCCCCACCGGCGGCCCCGGCGGCTCTGATGGTCCGGGTGGTCCGGGTGATGACCGGTCCTACCCGCAGAAACTGGGGCAGGCGTTCTGCGCGTTGATCGAGCACACCCCGACCGACGGGTTCGTCCAGTCCGGTGGCTCGACGGCCGTGGTCGCGGTCTCCCTGTCCCAGGAGAAACTAGCCACCGGGACCGGGTGCGGCACGACCTCCACCGGCATCCGGTTGACCGCCGGACAGATCCGCCGGTTGGCATGCACCCAACAGATCCTGCCCCAGGTCTTCGACGGCAAGAGCCTGCCGTTGGACCACGGGACCCTGCGCCGGTTGTTCAGCAAGCACCAACGGATCGGGATCGGGCAACGCGACCAAGGATGCGCCATGCCCGGCTGTGACCGACCCCCGGGGTGGTGTGAGTTCCACCACGCCGGCAACCCCTGGTCCACCGGGGGCGAGACGAACCTGGACCAGGGCGTGATGCTCTGCGCGTTCCACCACCACCTGATCCACGACCAACACTGGCAAATCAGATTCCACCCCGGCGACGGGATCCCCGAATTCCGGGCCCCCGGAGGCACCACCTGGGCCCGCAACACCCGATACCGACCACCCCGAGATCTCGGGGTGGCACCCACCCCAGCCCTGCTCAACCACCCATAA
- the hisH gene encoding imidazole glycerol phosphate synthase subunit HisH, whose protein sequence is MTTSVALVDSGGTNIGSVRYALDRLGVRSALTADAATITAADRVILPGVGAAGPAMRRLHDADLVEVLRGLEQPLLGVCLGMQLLFESSAEDGGTPCLGLLTGQVVPIPATPGERVPHMGWNTLDVLREDPSLHGILAGSRAYFVHSYAAPVTEDTVAATTHAGRWTAVARRGNWWGAQFHPERSADVGARLLTNFVSEVPDE, encoded by the coding sequence GTGACCACCAGCGTCGCCCTGGTCGACTCCGGCGGCACCAACATCGGCTCGGTCCGGTATGCCCTGGACCGGCTCGGCGTGCGCTCCGCCCTCACCGCGGACGCGGCCACGATCACCGCGGCCGACCGGGTCATCCTGCCCGGTGTCGGCGCCGCGGGTCCGGCCATGCGCCGCCTCCACGACGCCGACCTGGTCGAGGTGCTCCGTGGCCTGGAGCAGCCCCTGCTGGGGGTCTGCCTGGGCATGCAGCTGCTCTTCGAGTCCTCGGCCGAGGACGGCGGCACGCCCTGCCTGGGGCTGCTCACCGGCCAGGTCGTGCCGATCCCCGCGACCCCCGGCGAGCGGGTCCCGCACATGGGATGGAACACCCTGGACGTCCTCCGCGAGGACCCGAGCCTGCACGGCATACTGGCCGGTTCACGGGCCTACTTCGTGCACAGCTATGCCGCACCGGTCACCGAGGACACCGTGGCGGCGACCACCCACGCCGGCCGCTGGACCGCCGTCGCCCGGCGGGGCAACTGGTGGGGCGCCCAGTTCCACCCGGAGCGTTCAGCCGACGTCGGCGCCCGTCTCCTGACAAACTTCGTGTCGGAGGTTCCCGATGAGTGA
- a CDS encoding GTP pyrophosphokinase — MERSGSRGARQRQRQQQGEDIVRHAVRDYAARFPELSEATERFTSLITRMLDDAGINYLSVTGRTKSVASFAGKAVRQEDGVPLYRDPLREITDQMGVRVITYLATDVAAVAELVSAELTVLDDRDMGRETAAEGQWGYNSRHILVSLDPSAELAPEDEMLRGRSLSLQVRTILQHAWAEFEHDIRYKGHLPEEHAPDLNRRFTLAAGLLELADREFTAIRDRIQETLTDQQSEQDPSDPRIGAKELATFLAGQFADAGWSKTDHYSWISGLLLELGITSLEELSGLLASVDSAAITDRMGYRYPPGAVRRLDDALLAVFGAHYVALHGNDDRRPLLQERLDKLIG, encoded by the coding sequence ATGGAACGGAGCGGGAGCCGCGGGGCGCGACAGCGGCAGCGGCAGCAGCAGGGTGAGGACATCGTGCGGCACGCGGTGCGTGACTACGCGGCGAGGTTCCCGGAGCTGTCCGAGGCCACCGAGCGGTTCACGTCGCTGATCACCCGGATGCTGGACGATGCCGGCATCAACTACCTCAGCGTCACCGGGCGGACCAAGAGCGTCGCCTCGTTCGCGGGCAAGGCGGTGCGGCAGGAGGACGGGGTGCCGCTCTACCGGGACCCGCTGCGGGAGATCACCGACCAGATGGGTGTCCGGGTGATCACGTACCTGGCCACGGACGTCGCGGCGGTCGCCGAGCTGGTGTCGGCCGAGCTCACCGTCCTGGACGACCGGGACATGGGCCGGGAGACCGCGGCGGAGGGCCAGTGGGGCTACAACAGCCGACACATCCTGGTCTCCCTGGACCCCTCGGCTGAGCTGGCGCCCGAGGACGAGATGTTGCGCGGTCGCAGCCTGTCGTTGCAGGTCCGGACGATCCTGCAGCATGCTTGGGCAGAGTTCGAGCACGACATCCGCTACAAGGGACACCTGCCCGAGGAGCACGCGCCCGACCTGAACCGCAGGTTCACCCTGGCGGCCGGCCTGCTGGAGCTGGCGGACCGGGAGTTCACCGCCATCCGGGACCGGATCCAGGAGACGCTGACCGACCAGCAGAGCGAGCAGGACCCCAGCGACCCGCGGATCGGGGCGAAGGAGCTGGCGACCTTCCTGGCTGGGCAGTTCGCCGACGCTGGCTGGTCCAAGACCGACCACTACTCGTGGATCTCGGGACTACTGCTCGAGCTCGGGATCACCTCGCTCGAGGAGCTGAGCGGGCTGCTGGCCTCCGTGGACAGTGCCGCGATCACCGACCGGATGGGCTACCGCTATCCCCCGGGTGCCGTGCGCAGGCTGGACGATGCGCTGCTCGCGGTGTTCGGCGCCCACTACGTGGCGCTGCACGGCAACGACGACCGACGACCGCTGCTCCAGGAGCGGCTGGACAAGCTCATCGGCTGA
- the hisA gene encoding 1-(5-phosphoribosyl)-5-[(5-phosphoribosylamino)methylideneamino]imidazole-4-carboxamide isomerase, whose product MSEFTVYPAIDVLDGRVVRLHKGDYEKETRYSDDPVAVADGYARAGARWMHLVDLDAARAGGYTLAERLEQIVERTGLQVQTGGGVRTADDVQRLLDAGASRVVVGSMAVRESEEVATWLERFGPDRITVALDTRASEDGAWVLPISGWTSVAEKDLPTMLHTYSEAGLRHLLCTDIGRDGTLSGPNINLYTFLTHAVPDLQIQASGGMRHVHDLRSCRKVGCAGAVLGKALFEGRLTVTDAVAEEEVA is encoded by the coding sequence ATGAGTGAGTTCACCGTCTACCCGGCCATCGACGTCCTGGACGGTCGTGTCGTCCGGCTGCACAAGGGCGACTACGAGAAGGAGACGCGCTACTCCGACGACCCGGTCGCCGTGGCCGACGGGTATGCCCGGGCCGGCGCCCGCTGGATGCACCTGGTCGATCTGGATGCCGCCCGCGCCGGTGGCTACACGCTGGCCGAACGGCTCGAGCAGATCGTCGAACGCACCGGCCTGCAGGTGCAGACCGGCGGGGGAGTGCGCACCGCCGACGACGTGCAACGGCTCCTCGACGCCGGGGCGTCCCGCGTCGTGGTCGGGTCGATGGCGGTCCGCGAGTCCGAGGAGGTCGCCACCTGGCTGGAGCGGTTCGGCCCGGACCGGATCACCGTCGCCCTCGACACCCGGGCCAGCGAGGACGGCGCCTGGGTGCTGCCGATCTCCGGGTGGACCTCGGTCGCGGAGAAGGACCTGCCCACCATGTTGCACACCTATTCCGAGGCCGGTCTCCGGCACCTGCTGTGCACCGACATCGGCCGGGACGGCACGCTGAGCGGGCCCAACATCAACCTCTACACCTTCCTGACCCACGCCGTCCCCGACCTGCAGATCCAGGCCTCGGGCGGGATGCGCCACGTCCACGACCTCCGCAGCTGCCGCAAGGTCGGCTGCGCCGGCGCGGTGCTCGGCAAGGCGCTCTTCGAGGGCCGGCTGACCGTCACCGACGCCGTGGCCGAGGAGGAGGTCGCGTGA
- the hisD gene encoding histidinol dehydrogenase, with amino-acid sequence MNVTTWSELDPATRAETLRRATAGAGPEVTAAVADIVQAVRTRGDAALAELGARFDGVTPPWLRVPADAIAEAVATVPAPLRSAITAAATRIRAFHEAGMQSDYAVETAPGVTCRRVVRPIRRVGLYVPAGTAPLPSTALMLGIPAQLAGCPEVVLCTPPGRDGRPNASVLAAAAECGIDTIVVAGGAQAIAALAYGTESVPRCDKIFGPGNAYVTEAKRQVSTAEGGPGIDLPAGPSEVLVIADSGADPEFVAADLLSQAEHGPDSQVLLLTDDAALARAVADQVEEQVDQLPRAEIARKALASSRLVVTEDLAEAFTISNDYAPEHLILALRDPGSWVDRVERAGSVFLGDWAPETLGDYCSGTNHVLPTAGAARWTGGVAVASFQIAMTVQSVTPDGLAEVGPSAVELSGAEGLIGHQAAVTRRLARRPS; translated from the coding sequence GTGAACGTCACCACCTGGTCCGAGCTCGACCCCGCCACCCGCGCCGAGACGCTGCGCCGGGCCACCGCCGGCGCCGGCCCCGAGGTCACCGCCGCGGTAGCCGACATCGTGCAGGCCGTCCGCACCCGGGGCGACGCGGCCCTGGCGGAGCTCGGCGCCCGGTTCGACGGGGTCACCCCGCCCTGGCTGCGGGTGCCCGCGGACGCGATCGCCGAGGCGGTCGCCACGGTCCCGGCCCCGTTGCGGTCCGCGATCACCGCGGCCGCGACCCGGATCCGGGCCTTCCACGAAGCCGGGATGCAGTCCGACTACGCCGTCGAGACGGCCCCCGGGGTCACCTGCCGCCGCGTCGTCCGCCCCATCCGCCGGGTCGGGCTCTACGTCCCGGCCGGCACCGCCCCGCTGCCCTCCACCGCGCTGATGCTCGGCATCCCCGCCCAGCTGGCCGGTTGCCCCGAGGTGGTGCTGTGCACCCCGCCGGGTCGCGACGGCCGCCCCAACGCCAGCGTCCTGGCCGCCGCCGCCGAGTGCGGCATCGACACGATCGTGGTCGCCGGCGGGGCCCAGGCGATCGCCGCGCTGGCCTACGGCACCGAGTCGGTCCCGCGCTGCGACAAGATCTTCGGCCCCGGCAACGCCTACGTCACCGAGGCCAAGCGCCAAGTGTCTACCGCCGAGGGCGGGCCCGGCATCGACCTGCCGGCCGGGCCGTCCGAGGTGCTGGTCATCGCCGACTCCGGGGCCGACCCCGAGTTCGTCGCCGCCGACCTGCTGTCCCAGGCCGAGCACGGCCCCGACTCCCAGGTGCTGCTCCTCACCGACGACGCCGCCCTGGCCCGCGCCGTCGCCGACCAGGTCGAGGAGCAGGTCGACCAACTGCCCCGCGCCGAGATCGCCCGCAAGGCGCTGGCCTCCAGCCGGCTGGTCGTGACCGAGGACCTCGCAGAGGCCTTCACGATCAGCAACGACTACGCCCCCGAACACCTCATCCTGGCGCTGCGCGACCCCGGGTCCTGGGTGGACCGGGTGGAACGCGCCGGCTCGGTCTTCCTGGGGGACTGGGCCCCGGAGACCCTCGGCGACTACTGCAGCGGCACCAACCACGTGCTGCCCACCGCCGGCGCCGCCCGGTGGACCGGCGGGGTGGCCGTGGCCAGCTTCCAGATCGCCATGACGGTGCAGTCGGTGACCCCCGACGGCCTCGCCGAGGTCGGCCCGTCCGCCGTGGAACTCTCCGGCGCCGAGGGCCTGATCGGCCACCAGGCGGCCGTGACCCGGCGACTGGCCCGGAGACCCTCGTGA
- the hisC gene encoding histidinol-phosphate transaminase yields MSATATPFPRELVREDLRDFAGYSSARTSWAGTARIWLNANEAARANHADPEDLLRRYPDPQPAPLVRALASAYGVDPADLVVGRGSDEAIELLVRALCRPGGDGVVVSSPTFGMYAVSARLHGVPLHDVPQRDLGDRFEVDANALTRTVRETGSRVLFLTTPGNPTGSTVPLATIGALASDLARSAVVVVDEAYQEFASGPSAITLLGDHPNLVVLRTLSKAHALAGARVGVAIGHPDLAAVLRRVQAPYPVPEPVSRLALAALEPSALSDTAARVVATIAGRDRLRDLLDRSDLVEQVYASEANFVLARGAAGPLLETLAGTGIVVRDMRHQVEDAVRVSVGTDAELDEVARALHLTPAPTTQRKP; encoded by the coding sequence GTGAGCGCGACCGCCACCCCGTTCCCGCGCGAGCTGGTCCGCGAGGACCTGCGCGACTTCGCCGGCTACTCCTCGGCGCGCACCAGCTGGGCGGGCACCGCCCGGATCTGGCTGAACGCCAACGAGGCGGCCCGGGCCAACCACGCCGACCCCGAGGACCTCCTGCGCCGCTATCCCGACCCCCAACCGGCACCGTTGGTGCGCGCGCTCGCCTCGGCATACGGCGTGGACCCGGCGGACCTGGTCGTCGGCCGGGGGAGTGACGAGGCCATCGAGCTGCTGGTCCGCGCCCTCTGCCGGCCGGGCGGGGACGGCGTCGTGGTCTCCTCACCCACCTTCGGGATGTATGCCGTGAGCGCCCGGTTGCACGGGGTGCCGCTGCACGACGTGCCACAGCGCGACCTCGGCGACCGGTTCGAGGTCGACGCCAACGCCCTGACCCGGACGGTCCGCGAGACCGGCTCCCGCGTGCTCTTCCTGACCACCCCCGGCAACCCCACCGGCAGCACCGTCCCCCTGGCGACGATCGGGGCGCTGGCGAGCGACCTGGCCCGGTCGGCGGTCGTCGTGGTCGACGAGGCCTACCAGGAGTTCGCCTCCGGCCCCTCGGCGATCACCCTGCTGGGTGACCACCCGAACCTGGTCGTGCTTCGCACCCTGTCCAAGGCGCACGCCCTCGCCGGTGCCCGGGTCGGCGTCGCCATCGGCCACCCGGACCTGGCCGCCGTGCTCCGCCGGGTGCAGGCGCCCTACCCGGTGCCCGAGCCCGTGTCCCGCCTGGCCCTGGCCGCGCTCGAGCCGTCCGCCCTGTCCGACACCGCGGCCCGGGTCGTCGCCACCATCGCGGGCCGTGACCGGCTCCGCGACCTCCTGGACCGCAGCGACCTGGTCGAGCAGGTCTACGCCTCCGAGGCCAACTTCGTCCTGGCCCGGGGCGCCGCGGGGCCGCTGCTGGAGACCCTCGCCGGGACTGGCATCGTGGTCCGCGACATGCGCCACCAGGTCGAGGACGCCGTGCGGGTCAGCGTGGGCACCGACGCCGAGCTCGACGAGGTCGCCCGCGCCCTTCACCTCACCCCCGCCCCGACAACCCAAAGGAAGCCATGA
- the hisB gene encoding bifunctional histidinol-phosphatase/imidazoleglycerol-phosphate dehydratase HisB, protein MSIARPVLFVDRDGTLIEEPADFQVDAYDKLRLVEGVIPALLRLRDAGWDFVLVSNQDGLGTDSFPQADFDGPHELLLQILASQGITFRAQLIDGTRPEDNAPTRKPGTAMFTDLLKDRTIDWDRSVVVGDRETDAQLAANLGLTAYLVPSRATEETTDTLDWAEIAHRLVDRPRIATVQRDTSETQIRVEVDLDKPGTIELSSGVGFLDHMLDQLAKHGGFSLKVHCDGDLHIDEHHTIEDVALALGQALDQALGDKRGIGRYGFTLPMDEAHAQAALDFSGRPYLKFESTFDRERVGDFPTEMVEHFWRSLCESARLNLHLSVTGDNAHHVIESGFKAVARAMRQALRVEGAELPSTKGVL, encoded by the coding sequence ATGAGCATCGCCCGCCCCGTCCTGTTCGTCGACCGCGACGGCACCCTGATCGAGGAGCCGGCGGACTTCCAGGTCGACGCCTACGACAAGCTGCGCCTGGTCGAGGGCGTCATCCCGGCGCTGCTGCGGCTGCGCGACGCCGGGTGGGACTTCGTGCTGGTCAGCAACCAGGACGGCCTGGGCACCGACAGCTTCCCGCAGGCCGACTTCGACGGCCCGCACGAGCTGTTGCTGCAGATCCTGGCCAGCCAGGGCATCACCTTCCGCGCGCAACTGATCGACGGCACCCGCCCGGAGGACAACGCCCCCACCCGCAAGCCGGGCACCGCGATGTTCACCGACCTGCTCAAGGACCGCACCATCGACTGGGACCGCAGCGTCGTCGTCGGGGACCGGGAGACCGACGCCCAGCTGGCCGCCAACCTGGGCCTCACGGCATACCTGGTCCCCAGCCGGGCCACGGAGGAGACGACCGACACGCTGGACTGGGCCGAGATCGCGCACCGCCTCGTCGACCGTCCCCGGATCGCCACCGTCCAGCGCGACACCAGCGAGACCCAGATCCGGGTCGAGGTCGACCTGGACAAGCCCGGCACGATCGAACTGTCCTCCGGCGTCGGCTTCCTGGACCACATGCTCGACCAGCTCGCCAAGCACGGCGGGTTCTCGCTGAAGGTGCACTGCGACGGCGACCTCCACATCGACGAGCACCACACCATCGAGGACGTCGCCCTGGCCCTGGGTCAGGCCCTCGACCAGGCGCTCGGCGACAAACGGGGGATCGGTCGCTACGGCTTCACCCTGCCGATGGACGAGGCCCACGCCCAGGCGGCGCTGGACTTCTCCGGCCGGCCCTACCTGAAGTTCGAGAGCACCTTCGACCGCGAGCGGGTCGGGGACTTCCCGACCGAGATGGTCGAGCACTTCTGGCGGTCGCTGTGCGAGTCCGCCCGCCTCAACCTGCACCTGAGCGTGACCGGCGACAACGCCCACCACGTCATCGAGTCCGGGTTCAAGGCGGTCGCCCGCGCGATGCGCCAGGCGCTGCGCGTGGAGGGCGCCGAGCTGCCCTCCACCAAGGGCGTCCTGTGA
- the hisIE gene encoding bifunctional phosphoribosyl-AMP cyclohydrolase/phosphoribosyl-ATP diphosphatase HisIE — MTAFNNPGGPTVQDVDFAKQDGLVPAIVQHATTGQVLMVGYQDQAALQETLESGLATFFSRSRGTRWVKGETSGHTLTVRSVHLDCDRDTVLILAEPAGPTCHTGADSCFDEPGAPATSAPSAAPSAHFLAELDALVAARHTERPNGSYTTELFDSGTRRIAQKVGEEGVETALAAVAQEDDDLTGEAADLVYHLLVLLRSRGLGWSDVEQVLRDRHRLPRGR, encoded by the coding sequence ATGACCGCCTTCAACAACCCCGGCGGCCCGACGGTCCAGGACGTCGACTTCGCCAAGCAGGACGGACTCGTCCCCGCCATCGTGCAGCACGCCACCACCGGGCAGGTCCTGATGGTCGGCTACCAGGACCAGGCAGCCCTGCAGGAAACCCTCGAATCGGGCTTGGCCACCTTCTTCAGCCGCAGCCGCGGCACCCGGTGGGTCAAGGGGGAGACCAGCGGCCACACCCTCACCGTCCGCTCGGTCCACCTCGACTGCGACCGGGACACCGTGCTGATCCTCGCCGAGCCCGCGGGCCCGACCTGCCACACCGGTGCCGACAGCTGCTTCGACGAGCCGGGCGCTCCGGCAACTTCCGCCCCGTCGGCCGCACCGTCGGCCCACTTCCTCGCCGAGCTGGACGCCCTCGTCGCCGCTCGGCATACCGAACGCCCCAACGGTTCCTACACGACCGAGCTGTTCGACTCGGGCACCCGCCGGATCGCCCAGAAGGTGGGGGAGGAGGGCGTCGAGACGGCCCTGGCCGCCGTCGCCCAGGAGGACGACGACCTCACCGGCGAGGCGGCCGACCTCGTCTACCACCTGCTGGTGCTGCTCCGTAGCCGCGGTCTGGGTTGGTCGGACGTCGAGCAGGTGCTCCGCGACCGGCACCGGCTGCCGCGCGGCCGGTGA